Proteins encoded together in one Sylvia atricapilla isolate bSylAtr1 chromosome 2, bSylAtr1.pri, whole genome shotgun sequence window:
- the PSMG1 gene encoding LOW QUALITY PROTEIN: proteasome assembly chaperone 1 (The sequence of the model RefSeq protein was modified relative to this genomic sequence to represent the inferred CDS: inserted 2 bases in 2 codons; deleted 2 bases in 2 codons): MATFFGEVXVAPSRAGLDEEEEAREETPEDREIRREIEKKREVEVLWSWRAGGRAQEPLVCSRFIVAIGRNAAAFLSSFILDSVCWEVVGVVKLWNEWCRTSSTTNVLPTDSFCLFYRLISDPTVLLCQCSCYVAEDQQFQWLEKVFGSMQKKSLQXTILSTCPVADYKTQESTLTLASPFLKALKTKEFQEPVCCPLLEQPNIVRDLPAAVLSYCQVWQIPAVLYQCYTDVIKLDTVTIEAFKPLLSSKVLKSLAKDDSESTKILKKFLTTSETHNNIYI; this comes from the exons ATGGCGACCTTCTTCGGGGAGG TGGTGGCCCCGTCCCGGGCCGGCCtggacgaggaggaggaggcgcgGGAGGAGACCCCCGAGGACCGGGAGATCCGCAGGGAGATCGAGAAGAAAAG GGAGGTCGAGGTGCTGTGGAGCTGGCGGGCGGGCGGCCGTGCCCAGGAGCCCTTGGTGTGCTCCAGGTTCATCGTGGCCATCGGGAGGAACGCTGCGG CTTTCCTGTCATCTTTTATCCTGGATTCTGTGTGCTGGGAAGTGGTTGGAGTCGTGAAGCTGTGGAATGAGTGGTGCAGAACATCCAGCACCACAAATGTCCTCCCCACAGactctttctgtttgttctaCAGATTGATATCAGACCCCACA gttttattgtGCCAGTGTAGTTGCTACGTGGCTGAGGATCAACAGTTCCAGTGGCTAGAGAAG gtttttggctccatgcagaagaaaagcttAC GTACCATCCTTTCCACGTGTCCTGTAGCTGATTATAAAACTCAGGAATCCACTCTGACACTTGCATCTCCATTCCTG AAAGCCTTGAAGACCAAAGAATTCCAGGAGCCAGTCTGCTGcccactgctggagcagcccaaCATTGTGAGGgatcttcctgctgctg TTCTGAGTTACTGCCAGGTGTGGCAGATCCCTGCAGTGCTGTATCAGTGTTAC ACCGATGTCATCAAGCTGGACACAGTTACCATTGAAGCCTTCAAGCCTCTGCTTTCTTCTAAAGTCCTGAAGAGTTTAGCCAAG GATGACTCTGAAAGCACAAAGATTTTGAAGAAGTTCCTGACAACCAGTGAAACTCACAATAATATCTACATCTGA